A window of the Henckelia pumila isolate YLH828 chromosome 3, ASM3356847v2, whole genome shotgun sequence genome harbors these coding sequences:
- the LOC140888872 gene encoding uncharacterized protein has protein sequence MTETLSSSSEKITWEVFRTHFAQEYAPPSYYSAKEDEFNLLVQGNKSVVEYASQFSALLPYVPHVAKNDRSKLSHFLKGLTRTIHTLVTTGTPSTYMKAVEKAKNIEASLLRGEPQPILTSVPQGAGSSSQTPMGTCYTCGQAGHSSKVCPNAGRQQVQPQQFGQFPRRPLFRPSAPHEIAFTPLLDTVSVATPAGIFLMSNEIVLNCVIIFEDKIMITNLIKLALSNFDCILGMDTLMNYRATVDCFHGIVRFRPYYGNKWNFYGTDSQSRIPLVSAMEMFRLLSIGNEGFMIYALDATKDEKLKVSDIPVVKDFPDVFPDEIPGFPPQREVDLSIELMPETCPIFRAPYRLAPAELKELNTQLHDLLEKGHVISAQGVSFDPSKIEDVLNWSSPTNVSEIRSFLGLAGYYKRFIKGFSEIARPMTILTQKD, from the exons ATGACAGAAACACTTTCTTCTTCTAGTGAAAAGATTACATGGGAAGTATTTCGTACTCATTTTGCACAAGAATATGCACCACCATCTTATTATTctgctaaagaagatgaatttaatctgttggtgcaagGCAATAAATCTGTTGTTGAATATGCTTCTCAGTTTTCTGCTCTTTTGCCTTATGTCCCACACGTTGCAAAGAATGATCGGTCAAAGCTTTCACATTTTTTGAAGGGGCTTACACGAACAATCCATACGTTGGTGACTACTGGAACTCCATCTACTTATATGAAAGCAGTAGAAAAGGCAAAGAATATAGAAGCAAGTTTACTCAGGGGTGAACCACAACCAATCCTAACATCTGTTCCTCAAGGAGCTGGAAGCAGTTCACAAACACCAATGG GAACTTGTTATACTTGTGGGCAGGCTGGACATTCGTCTAAAGTATGTCCAAATGCTGGAAGACAACAAGTGCAACCACAACAGTTTGGCCAGTTTCCTCGAAGACCATTGTTCAGGCCATCTGCACCT catgagattgcttttACTCCGTTATTGGATACTGTGTCTGTTGCTACTCCTGCTGGTATTTTCTTGATGTCTAATGAGATAGTTCTGAATTGTGTGATTATATTTGAGGATAAGATTATGATAACCAATCTAATCAAACTAGCTTTGTctaattttgattgtattctgggtaTGGATACACTGATGAATTATAGAGCTACTGTTGATTGTTTTCATGGAATTGTGAGATTTAGACCGTATTATGGCAATAAGTGGAATTTTTACGGTACTGATTCACAATCTCGCATTCCATTAGTATCGGCAATGGAAATGTTTAGATTATTGTcgataggaaatgaaggatttatgatCTATGCTCTTGATGCGACGAAGGATGAGAAATTGAAAGTTTCAGATATTCCTGTCGTCAAggattttcctgatgtatttcctgatgagattccgggttttccccCTCAAAGGGAAGTAGATCTTAGCATTGAGTTGATGCCAGAGACATGTCCTATTTTCCGAGCCccatatcgattagctccagcagaattgaaagaacttaaTACGCAATTGCACGATTTGCTGGAAAAAG GACATGTGATATCAGCACAAGGGGTATCTTTCGATCCTAGTAAAATTGAAGATGTTCTTAATTGGTCTAGTCCAACCAATGTCTCTGAAATTCGTAGCTTTTTGGGTTTGGCTGGATATTACAAGCGTTTCATCAAGGGATTTTCCGAAATAGCTAGGCCCATGACGATATTGACTCAAAAAGATTGA